In the genome of Mogibacterium neglectum, the window ATGTACCAAAGCGCATTCCATATGACGGGCATGCTGTAATTCGTGGAGAGGCGGTTATTACCTACGAGGAATTCGATAGAATCAATGCTACGATTGATGATGCAGATGCGAAGTACAAGAATCCGAGAAATTTATGCAGTGGCAGTGTAAGGCAGCTTAACAGCAAAATAACTGCTGAGAGAAATGTTCGGTTCTACGCTTTCACGCTCAGCGAAGCGGATGGTGTAGATTATGAAGGGCTACGCTCCAACCAGATGAAATGGATGGTGGAGCAGGGCTTTGATGTGGTTGAATACGTGAAGGTGGATGACAAGAATATTTTCGAAGCGATAGATAATTATGCAGAGAGAGTTCACAGCTTCGAGATTCCTTCAGATGGGCTTGTCCTGACCTTAGAGGATTTAGAATATTCGGCAACACTTGGAACAACTGCAAAGTTTCCACGTGATTCACTGGCTTTCAAGTGGGCAGATCAGCAAGCTGAGACCATTCTCCGTGAGATTGAATGGAGTCCATCGAGAACAGGCCTGCTCAATCCGATTGCTATATTTGACCCGGTAGAACTCGAAGGAACTACGGTTAAGAGGGCATCAGTTCATAATCTGAACATAATGGAAACCCTTAAGCTCGGCATCGGTGACACTATCACCGTGTACAAGGCGAATATGATAATACCACAGATTGGTGATAACCTTACTAAGAGTGGTAATATTGAGCTTCCTAATCATTGTCCGGTCTGCGATGGCGGCACAGAGGTAAAGCTGATGACAGGCACAAAGGTTCTCACCTGCACCAACCCAAATTGCCTCGCTAAGCAGGTGAAGAGATTTTCGCTATTCGTATCGAGGGACGCACTTAATATCGAAGGACTATCCGAACAGACTTTGCTAAAGTTCATAGGACTCGGTTATATCAGGTCTTTTGCGGATATATTCCGTCTAAAGAAGCATAGAGATGAGATCGTGGAATTAGATGGTTTCGGTAAAAAGTCTTATGATAAATTATCATCATCGATAGAGAAGGCACGCCATACAGTACCAACTAGAATTCTTGTAGCTCTTGGTATACCTGGGGTTGGAGTTACGACTGCTGCTCAGATTGCAAGGGCATATGAGAATAAATGGACTAAGATTTCTTCACTCACCTATGATGAACTGACAACCATTAGTGGCATCGGGGAAGTTATGGCTAGAGACTATGAGGCCTTTTTTGAAGATGAACATAACAAGTCGACCGTTGCGGATCTAGTGAGCGAACTAGACATAGATGAGAGCTATGAGCAGGTTGGGACGGTTTTATCAGGCGAGATCTTTGTGATAACAGGCAGTCTTGAGCACTACAAGAGTCGCACTGAGCTCAAGAAGGAAATAGAGACACAAGGGGGCAAGGTGGTTGGAAGTGTCAGTAAAAATACTAGCTATCTCATTACCAACAACCCAGAATCAGGTTCATCAAAGAACAAGGCAGCGACGGAACTCGGCGTAAAAATTATAACAGAAGATGAAATTCGCACGATGCTCGGATATTAGGGGGTTATCGAAAAGACTATTTCGATATATAATGAATATTCGCAATACTAAATTTTAGAATGAGGAGGAGGGCCAATGGAAAATACAAATTTGATTGACCAAGAACAAGCTTTTGAAGAAAGCA includes:
- the ligA gene encoding NAD-dependent DNA ligase LigA, producing MNLDDKKKRIEELIETLNGASAAYYDEASEIMSNYEYDALYDELESLEKETGYTPLNSPTKNVGYTVQSELPKEKHRSRMLSLDKTKSREELAAWLGDHEGLLSWKLDGLTVVLTYEGGELVKAVTRGNGDIGEVITPNARVFVNVPKRIPYDGHAVIRGEAVITYEEFDRINATIDDADAKYKNPRNLCSGSVRQLNSKITAERNVRFYAFTLSEADGVDYEGLRSNQMKWMVEQGFDVVEYVKVDDKNIFEAIDNYAERVHSFEIPSDGLVLTLEDLEYSATLGTTAKFPRDSLAFKWADQQAETILREIEWSPSRTGLLNPIAIFDPVELEGTTVKRASVHNLNIMETLKLGIGDTITVYKANMIIPQIGDNLTKSGNIELPNHCPVCDGGTEVKLMTGTKVLTCTNPNCLAKQVKRFSLFVSRDALNIEGLSEQTLLKFIGLGYIRSFADIFRLKKHRDEIVELDGFGKKSYDKLSSSIEKARHTVPTRILVALGIPGVGVTTAAQIARAYENKWTKISSLTYDELTTISGIGEVMARDYEAFFEDEHNKSTVADLVSELDIDESYEQVGTVLSGEIFVITGSLEHYKSRTELKKEIETQGGKVVGSVSKNTSYLITNNPESGSSKNKAATELGVKIITEDEIRTMLGY